The Streptomyces sp. NBC_01244 genome contains a region encoding:
- a CDS encoding sortase domain-containing protein — protein MRATVRTAAVAALATLTACGTGSGAGLPPDPKVGSTAAPAPAGEAAPALPGSKPTGMKIDAAGVDAKKMVDLTVDPATGELGVPNADTDADNPGWWTQGVTPGEKGAAVLVAHFDTKYGPAVMKNVKKIKLGDLIEVPREDGKTARFKIREIEDVAKKDFPTDKVYGETNRPELRLLTCGGEIKNGHRTNNVILYADLTA, from the coding sequence ATGCGCGCCACTGTCCGTACCGCCGCCGTCGCGGCGCTCGCCACCCTCACCGCGTGCGGCACCGGCAGTGGTGCCGGGCTGCCGCCGGACCCCAAGGTGGGCAGCACGGCGGCCCCCGCTCCCGCGGGCGAGGCCGCGCCCGCCCTCCCGGGGTCGAAGCCGACCGGCATGAAGATCGACGCGGCGGGCGTGGACGCGAAGAAGATGGTCGACCTCACGGTGGACCCGGCCACGGGCGAGCTCGGCGTGCCGAACGCGGACACCGACGCGGACAACCCGGGCTGGTGGACCCAGGGGGTGACCCCGGGCGAGAAGGGGGCGGCCGTCCTCGTCGCGCACTTCGACACGAAGTACGGGCCCGCGGTGATGAAGAACGTCAAGAAGATCAAGCTCGGCGACCTGATCGAGGTGCCGCGCGAGGACGGGAAGACGGCCAGGTTCAAGATCCGCGAGATCGAGGACGTGGCCAAGAAGGACTTCCCGACCGACAAGGTCTACGGGGAGACCAACCGCCCCGAACTGCGCCTGCTGACCTGCGGCGGCGAGATCAAGAACGGCCACCGCACGAACAACGTGATCCTCTACGCCGACCTGACGGCCTGA
- a CDS encoding DapH/DapD/GlmU-related protein produces the protein MSPTPPPDTLPLTPLIPVVPLASLPDSCTAGPGVRIHARRLTVGEGVRIGAGATIVGDEVVLGDRTTIGDGADLRAATLHVGAGSEVGPRVRVLVAERFVVGAAARIGPDAQVLCRDFVAGRLFYFGDGARVGYGGTTTSTARVEIGNRVTIGQHTILNANHEITVGDGVGTGSYLAVWTHGYHFGHGPLNGTQPAYAPVHIGRDVWLGYHVTLLPGAHIGDGTVVAAGSVVTAPIPAGVLAGGVPARVKRQLDLSPVADRQAHDAVLEVLRAWRTELGWKGCRVQWQECPDALAGLTVSLPDGSHRTRVLLLAPDADGPAAPPAAPPAAPPAAPPEGEALAIITLTDSGATVRPDGPVALFELRTGQLSGHTSPVIEDLRDQLRRHAMPCGDDRGFSSIEPGAFARLRGAAV, from the coding sequence ATGAGCCCCACTCCCCCGCCCGACACCCTGCCGCTGACCCCGCTCATCCCGGTCGTCCCGCTCGCGAGCCTCCCGGACTCCTGCACGGCAGGCCCTGGAGTCCGCATCCATGCACGCCGGCTGACCGTCGGCGAAGGCGTCAGGATCGGCGCCGGCGCCACCATCGTGGGCGACGAAGTGGTGCTGGGCGACCGGACGACCATCGGTGACGGCGCCGATCTGCGTGCCGCGACACTGCACGTCGGCGCCGGCTCGGAGGTCGGCCCGCGGGTTCGGGTGCTGGTCGCCGAGCGCTTCGTGGTCGGCGCTGCCGCGCGCATCGGCCCTGACGCGCAGGTGCTGTGCCGTGACTTCGTCGCCGGACGGCTGTTCTACTTCGGCGACGGCGCACGCGTCGGCTACGGCGGGACGACGACCTCCACCGCCCGGGTCGAGATCGGCAACCGGGTGACGATCGGCCAGCACACCATCCTGAACGCGAACCACGAGATCACGGTCGGCGACGGCGTCGGCACCGGGTCCTACCTGGCCGTCTGGACGCACGGCTACCACTTCGGGCACGGCCCCCTCAACGGCACCCAACCCGCCTACGCCCCGGTCCACATCGGACGCGACGTCTGGCTCGGCTACCACGTCACCCTGCTGCCCGGCGCCCACATCGGGGACGGCACCGTGGTGGCGGCCGGCTCGGTCGTCACCGCCCCGATTCCCGCCGGCGTGCTGGCGGGCGGAGTTCCCGCCCGGGTGAAGCGGCAGCTCGACCTGAGCCCCGTCGCCGACCGGCAGGCTCATGACGCCGTCCTGGAGGTGCTGCGCGCCTGGCGCACCGAGCTCGGCTGGAAGGGGTGCCGGGTCCAGTGGCAGGAGTGCCCCGACGCCTTGGCCGGACTGACCGTCAGCCTGCCGGACGGCTCCCACCGCACCCGGGTGCTCTTGCTCGCCCCCGACGCCGACGGGCCCGCCGCCCCGCCGGCCGCCCCGCCGGCCGCCCCGCCGGCCGCCCCGCCCGAAGGAGAGGCCCTCGCGATCATCACGCTGACCGACAGCGGTGCCACGGTGCGGCCCGACGGCCCGGTCGCCCTGTTCGAGCTGCGCACCGGGCAGCTGTCGGGCCACACCTCGCCGGTCATCGAGGACCTGCGTGACCAACTGCGACGGCACGCGATGCCGTGCGGTGACGACCGCGGCTTCTCCTCGATCGAACCCGGCGCGTTCGCCCGGCTCAGGGGAGCTGCCGTATGA
- a CDS encoding class I SAM-dependent methyltransferase, which translates to MTRRPAEPAAPAAPAAPAAPAQLADSFRALLRSPSTGGELHWAEPYVLTDGESLWPCLEGIPYLRLGRDSLRAAAVAAIRAGDLPGALAMLLCDRKDDTIPPADPAAVRALVDGAGTAAEAMAALGYGGLAPYFLHRWCQPTYLSGLALLEEHAPAGGTLFEVGCGAGHFLRTWLERSGPAIGSDLVFSHLWLARVFVAPRAHLVCFDAEGSFPLADGAAQVALSHDSFHYFRDKGHVLDELLRIGGTGPVLLGHVHNASYDNFSAGLPLPTDGYTATVDPDLCYDDAALTTAALDGRTASPQSAEELREVAALAFACRTTGSPAVPGKLTDPVPGRLTSPLPGRPLTVNPLLGDHGPRWPDEKFAREFTDGWSYLRDLARPDEATVTAARAGLVDRDPEVARLAARRVFLDLPESWI; encoded by the coding sequence ATGACCCGCCGACCTGCCGAACCTGCGGCACCTGCGGCACCTGCCGCACCTGCCGCACCTGCACAACTGGCCGACTCCTTCCGCGCGTTGCTGCGCAGCCCCAGCACAGGCGGCGAGCTGCACTGGGCGGAGCCTTACGTCCTCACCGACGGCGAGTCGCTCTGGCCCTGCCTGGAGGGCATCCCCTACCTGCGCCTGGGACGGGACTCCCTGCGCGCCGCAGCGGTCGCCGCCATCCGCGCCGGCGACCTGCCCGGCGCGCTGGCCATGCTGCTGTGCGACCGCAAGGACGACACCATCCCGCCGGCCGACCCCGCGGCGGTGCGCGCGCTGGTCGACGGCGCGGGGACCGCCGCCGAGGCGATGGCCGCGCTCGGCTACGGCGGCCTCGCCCCCTACTTCCTGCACCGCTGGTGCCAGCCGACCTATCTGAGCGGGCTCGCCCTGCTGGAGGAGCACGCTCCGGCCGGTGGCACCCTCTTCGAAGTCGGTTGCGGGGCGGGCCACTTCCTGCGCACCTGGCTGGAGCGCTCGGGGCCCGCGATCGGCTCCGACCTGGTGTTCTCCCATCTATGGCTCGCCCGGGTCTTCGTCGCTCCCCGGGCCCACCTGGTCTGCTTCGACGCCGAGGGTTCCTTCCCGCTCGCCGACGGCGCGGCCCAGGTCGCCCTGAGCCACGACAGCTTCCACTACTTCCGCGACAAGGGGCACGTCCTGGACGAGCTGCTGCGGATCGGCGGCACCGGACCGGTGCTGCTGGGGCACGTCCACAACGCCTCCTACGACAACTTCTCCGCAGGGCTGCCGCTGCCCACCGACGGCTACACCGCCACCGTGGACCCGGACCTCTGTTACGACGACGCCGCGCTCACCACCGCCGCGCTCGACGGGAGGACGGCGTCCCCGCAGAGCGCCGAGGAGTTGCGCGAGGTGGCGGCACTGGCCTTCGCCTGCCGCACGACCGGCTCGCCGGCGGTGCCCGGGAAGCTCACCGACCCGGTGCCCGGACGGCTCACCAGCCCGCTGCCCGGACGCCCGCTGACCGTCAATCCGCTCCTCGGCGACCACGGGCCGCGCTGGCCCGACGAGAAGTTCGCCCGCGAGTTCACCGACGGCTGGTCCTACCTGCGCGACCTCGCCAGGCCCGACGAGGCCACGGTGACCGCAGCGCGCGCGGGCCTCGTCGACCGCGACCCCGAAGTCGCCCGCCTCGCCGCCCGGCGCGTGTTCCTGGACCTCCCTGAAAGCTGGATCTGA
- a CDS encoding PIG-L deacetylase family protein, with protein MTGVLIVAAHPDDAELALGGTIAQLTERGDEVTVALFTVSETASTQDRDRRARRIAAAEAAAQTLGHRLRWLGDGRYDQVEDIPEYRAVGLLDDLVAEIEPDTLLTHWDGDSHGDHVRVARAAIASSRRWPRTALLQFGPNEHRTVRHAEFVPTLYVPTAAQLPRKLRALACYAYPGQGFRALDPDAVELLDRARGAAVGLAAAEGLRLVRHCLTPGRPLL; from the coding sequence GTGACCGGCGTACTGATCGTCGCGGCCCACCCGGACGACGCCGAACTCGCGCTCGGCGGCACGATAGCCCAGCTCACCGAGCGCGGGGACGAGGTCACCGTCGCCCTGTTCACGGTGTCCGAGACCGCGAGCACGCAGGACCGCGACCGGCGCGCCCGGCGGATCGCCGCCGCCGAGGCCGCCGCGCAGACGCTCGGACACCGCCTGCGGTGGCTCGGGGACGGCCGGTACGACCAGGTCGAGGACATCCCCGAGTACCGAGCCGTCGGCCTGCTCGACGACCTGGTCGCCGAGATCGAGCCCGACACCCTGCTCACCCACTGGGACGGCGACTCGCACGGCGACCACGTCCGGGTCGCCCGCGCGGCGATCGCATCGTCGCGCCGCTGGCCGCGGACCGCTCTGCTGCAGTTCGGCCCGAACGAACACCGCACCGTGCGCCACGCGGAGTTCGTCCCCACCCTCTACGTCCCCACCGCTGCCCAGCTTCCCCGCAAGCTCCGGGCGCTGGCCTGCTACGCCTACCCCGGGCAGGGATTCCGCGCCCTGGACCCCGACGCGGTCGAGCTCCTCGACCGGGCCCGCGGGGCCGCCGTGGGGCTGGCCGCGGCGGAAGGACTGCGTCTGGTCCGCCACTGCCTCACCCCCGGCCGTCCGCTCCTCTGA
- a CDS encoding UDP binding domain-containing protein codes for MTMLTIEELPTRGGPGTVPADLAPTHREDLLALRTTACVWGLGHIGWSTVEALRAEGVSVVGYDVDARQVAERRRSVAEQTGPVPQVTTELTRALKDDVGVHFIAVPTEREAQPLTDILVEVVAAIVAATAARQSGRAPLVVIESTLTPGTVEDLLLPIITTAGLVPDRDLLVALAPRRDWFLVEGYGLRDLDRIYCGVGARSADAAQDVLSLMCDTLHRAPSHVEGELVKCVENAYRHVEITLANQLSLAYPHVDMVEVLRLAGTKWNIGTFHPSFGTGGYCIPLSSRYLLKGATDAGQLTLLSDAVETDMRMRSLVAEAVAARGPVLVLGLAYKGGIKVSTLSPTVRITEELRRLGAPVSVHDPLYSAEEIDRLLGPGTATTDLARAFREATTVLVVPDHPQFRSEPYPGLLAEPREHPLLVLDNHGVWADQPWADHIVYRRAGGASWLAAAPNGSADPR; via the coding sequence ATGACCATGCTGACCATCGAGGAGCTGCCGACCCGGGGCGGCCCCGGCACCGTCCCCGCCGACCTCGCCCCGACCCACCGCGAGGACCTGCTGGCCCTGCGCACGACGGCCTGCGTCTGGGGGCTGGGCCACATCGGCTGGTCCACCGTCGAGGCACTGCGCGCCGAAGGCGTCTCGGTCGTGGGCTACGACGTCGACGCCCGGCAGGTCGCGGAGCGCCGTAGGTCCGTCGCGGAGCAGACCGGGCCGGTGCCCCAGGTGACCACGGAGCTGACCCGGGCGCTGAAGGACGACGTCGGGGTGCACTTCATCGCGGTTCCCACCGAACGCGAGGCGCAGCCGCTGACCGACATCCTGGTGGAGGTCGTCGCAGCGATCGTCGCCGCGACCGCGGCCCGGCAGTCCGGACGGGCGCCGCTGGTGGTCATCGAGTCCACGCTGACGCCCGGCACCGTCGAGGACCTGCTGCTCCCGATCATCACCACGGCCGGTCTGGTGCCCGACCGGGATCTGCTGGTCGCCCTCGCACCGCGCCGCGACTGGTTCCTGGTCGAGGGCTACGGACTGCGGGACCTCGACCGGATCTACTGCGGCGTCGGAGCGCGCTCGGCCGACGCCGCCCAGGACGTCCTCTCCCTGATGTGCGACACGCTGCACCGGGCGCCGAGCCACGTCGAGGGCGAACTCGTCAAGTGCGTCGAGAACGCCTACCGCCATGTGGAGATCACGCTCGCCAACCAGCTCAGCCTCGCGTATCCGCACGTGGACATGGTTGAGGTGCTGCGGCTGGCCGGCACCAAGTGGAACATCGGCACGTTCCACCCGAGCTTCGGCACCGGCGGCTACTGCATCCCGCTCTCCAGCCGGTACCTGCTCAAGGGCGCCACCGACGCGGGACAGCTGACGCTGCTCAGCGACGCGGTCGAGACGGACATGCGGATGCGCAGCCTGGTCGCCGAGGCGGTCGCGGCCCGCGGCCCCGTCCTGGTGCTGGGGCTCGCGTACAAGGGCGGGATCAAGGTGTCCACGCTCAGCCCCACCGTGCGGATCACCGAGGAACTGCGCAGGCTGGGAGCCCCGGTGAGCGTGCACGATCCGCTCTACAGCGCCGAGGAGATCGACCGGCTGCTGGGCCCCGGCACCGCCACCACCGACCTGGCGCGGGCCTTTCGGGAGGCCACCACCGTGCTGGTCGTACCCGACCACCCGCAGTTCCGCTCCGAGCCCTACCCGGGGCTGCTGGCCGAGCCGCGCGAGCACCCCCTGCTGGTGCTGGACAACCACGGCGTGTGGGCGGACCAGCCCTGGGCCGACCACATCGTGTACCGCAGGGCGGGCGGAGCCTCCTGGCTGGCCGCCGCCCCGAACGGCTCGGCGGACCCGCGATGA
- a CDS encoding YggS family pyridoxal phosphate-dependent enzyme codes for MTTTADRSPGSQPDARQAELAANLRAVTARVEAAAADCARDPRDITVVAVTKTWPASDVRLLHGLGVRHVGENQDREAAAKAADCADLAEPPHWHFVGTLQRNKAASVARYADLVHSVDRPALVAALSRAALAAGRTVPCLIQISLDADPRRGGVPAGELPELAEVLATAPGLELAGVMAVAPLGRSAHASFVRLRELSERLRTDHPQATVISAGMSGDLEAAVAAGATHLRVGSALLGGRDYTVPASAPAPVLEMSA; via the coding sequence GTGACGACAACGGCCGACCGTTCCCCGGGCAGTCAGCCCGACGCTCGCCAAGCCGAGCTGGCCGCCAACCTGCGGGCCGTCACCGCGCGGGTCGAGGCCGCAGCGGCCGACTGCGCCCGCGATCCGCGCGACATCACCGTGGTGGCCGTCACCAAGACCTGGCCCGCTTCGGACGTCCGCCTGCTGCACGGGCTCGGGGTCCGTCACGTGGGCGAGAACCAGGACCGCGAAGCGGCGGCCAAGGCAGCGGACTGCGCCGACCTCGCCGAGCCGCCGCACTGGCACTTCGTCGGCACGCTCCAGCGCAACAAGGCCGCGTCGGTCGCCCGGTATGCCGACCTCGTGCACTCCGTCGACCGTCCGGCGCTGGTGGCTGCGCTCTCACGGGCGGCGCTGGCCGCCGGGCGGACGGTCCCCTGCCTGATCCAGATCAGCCTCGACGCGGATCCGCGCCGCGGCGGAGTGCCGGCCGGTGAACTCCCGGAGCTGGCCGAGGTGTTGGCAACGGCTCCCGGCCTGGAACTGGCAGGAGTCATGGCGGTGGCCCCGCTGGGCCGGTCGGCGCACGCCTCATTCGTACGACTGAGAGAGCTCTCGGAGCGGCTGAGAACCGACCATCCGCAGGCCACCGTGATCTCCGCCGGCATGAGCGGCGATCTGGAGGCGGCCGTCGCCGCCGGAGCGACCCACCTGCGGGTGGGCTCCGCACTGCTCGGCGGACGCGACTACACCGTGCCCGCCTCCGCACCCGCGCCCGTGCTGGAGATGAGCGCATGA
- a CDS encoding pyridoxal phosphate-dependent aminotransferase, translated as MTGGPRRARVRLRDAGPTVFTQMSQLAGLHGAINLGQGFPDTPGPAVVVDSAVAALRAGHHQYPPVPGLPALREAIAAHQRGWYGIEWDPAREVVVTTGASEALAAALLALVGPGDEVIVLEPYYDSYAACVELAGATLVPVRLTPPAFAFDPAALRAAVTPRTKVLLLNTPHNPTGTVLPPESLRQIAETARAHDLLVIADEVYEHLVYEGPHLPIATLPGMAERTLTIGSAGKTFSFTGWKVGWATGPADLVEAVTAVKQYLSFSSGTPFQHAVAEALRLPPVRITALRDSLRERRDRFVAGLRDIGFAVHVPQGTYFVTADIRPLGEVDGLAFCRSLPARCGVAAVPNQVFYADPAAGRPYVRFAFCKQRAVLDEALGRLAALRSGSPPASTAPFSSIASIASILPTEEASS; from the coding sequence ATGACCGGCGGCCCCCGCCGGGCCCGGGTCCGGCTGCGCGACGCCGGCCCCACCGTCTTCACGCAGATGTCGCAACTCGCCGGCCTGCACGGCGCGATCAACCTCGGCCAGGGCTTCCCCGACACACCGGGACCGGCCGTCGTCGTCGACTCCGCCGTGGCCGCCCTGCGCGCCGGGCACCACCAGTACCCGCCGGTGCCCGGGCTCCCCGCGCTGCGCGAGGCCATCGCCGCGCACCAGCGCGGCTGGTACGGAATCGAGTGGGACCCCGCACGCGAGGTGGTGGTGACCACCGGCGCGTCCGAGGCACTGGCGGCGGCGCTGCTCGCCCTGGTCGGGCCGGGCGACGAGGTGATCGTCCTGGAGCCGTACTACGACTCCTACGCCGCCTGCGTGGAGCTGGCCGGGGCCACCCTGGTGCCCGTACGGCTCACCCCGCCCGCGTTCGCGTTCGATCCGGCCGCACTGCGGGCGGCCGTGACTCCCCGGACGAAGGTGCTGCTCCTCAACACGCCGCACAATCCGACCGGGACCGTTCTGCCGCCGGAGTCCCTGCGTCAGATCGCCGAGACGGCCCGTGCCCACGACCTGCTCGTCATCGCCGACGAGGTCTACGAGCACCTGGTCTACGAGGGTCCGCACCTGCCCATCGCGACGCTGCCGGGCATGGCCGAGCGGACCCTGACCATCGGCTCGGCCGGCAAGACCTTCTCCTTCACCGGGTGGAAGGTCGGCTGGGCCACCGGCCCAGCCGACCTGGTCGAGGCGGTCACCGCGGTCAAGCAGTACCTGTCGTTCAGCTCCGGCACCCCCTTCCAGCACGCCGTGGCCGAGGCCCTGAGGCTGCCGCCCGTCCGGATCACGGCCCTGCGCGACTCGTTGCGGGAGCGCCGCGACCGGTTCGTCGCCGGACTGCGGGACATCGGCTTCGCCGTCCACGTCCCGCAGGGCACGTACTTCGTGACGGCCGACATCCGCCCGCTCGGGGAAGTCGACGGCCTGGCCTTCTGCCGCTCGCTGCCCGCCCGCTGCGGGGTGGCGGCCGTCCCCAACCAGGTGTTCTACGCGGATCCGGCCGCCGGCCGGCCCTACGTCCGGTTCGCCTTCTGCAAACAGCGGGCGGTACTCGACGAGGCGCTCGGCCGACTGGCCGCCCTGCGCAGCGGCAGCCCTCCCGCATCCACTGCACCCTTCTCATCCATCGCATCCATCGCATCCATCCTCCCTACGGAAGAAGCGAGTTCGTGA
- a CDS encoding aspartate/glutamate racemase family protein, with protein MTPVESRREPAVIGLLGGMSWPSTITYYRAINEAVAGRLGGSHSARIVVWSQDYAEVEQRQLAEDWQGAGELLALGARRLEAAGADLLAIACNTMHRVADAVRAAGSLPLIDIVEVAAEAAGDRGITRAAVLGTRFTAEGGQFARALTARGIEPVLPAPGDQALIDRLIYEELCLGTVSASGSAAFRDVRARLCADGVDGVVLACTELGLLLTPAERAARELVDTVEAHVDALVNASLQADPPR; from the coding sequence ATGACGCCTGTCGAATCCCGGCGGGAGCCCGCAGTCATCGGCCTGCTCGGCGGCATGAGCTGGCCCTCCACGATCACCTACTACCGGGCGATCAACGAGGCGGTCGCCGGCCGACTCGGCGGTTCGCACTCCGCGCGCATCGTGGTCTGGTCCCAGGACTATGCCGAAGTGGAACAGCGGCAGTTGGCCGAGGACTGGCAGGGAGCGGGAGAGCTGCTCGCCCTCGGAGCACGACGGCTGGAGGCGGCGGGCGCGGACCTGCTGGCGATCGCCTGCAACACCATGCACCGGGTGGCCGACGCCGTACGGGCCGCCGGCAGCCTGCCGCTGATCGACATCGTGGAGGTGGCGGCGGAGGCCGCCGGCGACCGCGGCATCACCCGCGCCGCGGTGCTGGGGACCCGCTTCACCGCCGAGGGCGGCCAGTTCGCGCGCGCTCTGACCGCCCGGGGCATCGAACCGGTACTGCCCGCCCCCGGGGACCAGGCACTGATCGACCGCCTCATCTACGAGGAGCTGTGCCTGGGCACCGTCAGCGCCTCGGGCTCAGCGGCGTTCCGCGACGTGCGGGCCCGGCTGTGTGCCGACGGCGTCGACGGCGTGGTCCTCGCCTGCACCGAACTCGGCCTGCTGCTGACCCCGGCCGAACGCGCCGCACGGGAGCTGGTCGACACCGTCGAGGCCCACGTCGACGCGTTGGTCAACGCCTCCCTCCAGGCCGACCCGCCCCGGTGA
- a CDS encoding MFS transporter, whose translation MTTAERQEQGREQSRDRGQGQGPVRDEAPTRAPGVPGAPGTQAGGPGPVRRALGWARRHPVAVATALAGLLHLIWFFAVANSGGDLAAQDAWAEFVGRHPDSAYNLAWYGGMHPVSYSVVSPYVMHVLGVRTTMMIAGTISAGLLAMILTRCRGAVREPLWPALAGVYGLLCNALSGRVTFGLGVMFALGAVAAVFCWPRKWAERRWAKAAVAAPLAAIATASSPVAGLFLGVIAAALFLNGRRPGAYALGLAPAAVVGLSSWLFPFSGTQPMKLISAALPFACALAALFLVPKSWKTVRTASAIYALGVALTWAIDSQVGSNVTRLAMLFGAVVLLAALPYEAPRTRRWYGLLLALTGVTAWITVNSVTDIVRTTPLASWSRELAPLVDQLQKAGADRGRVEVVPASSHRESSAFPAYVNLARGWNRQADLERNPVFYDDTLTPDSYREWLDRWAVHYVVLPADKPDEGGRDEAKLVREGVPYLQQVWGDANWQLFKVTDPTNLVAGPATVVRAGADQLVIDVKQPGRVMVRIPHSPWLGLVDGAGKPVEPPQETEASKAAGKATPKGTVAEPKVYANTAGCLFKAASDGSGDEWTELLAPAPGEYRIAAKYQLPRGTPCPDELLYEVLGPPERPAPPRP comes from the coding sequence GTGACCACCGCTGAGCGGCAGGAGCAAGGCCGGGAGCAGAGCCGGGACCGTGGCCAGGGCCAGGGCCCGGTCCGGGACGAGGCTCCGACCCGAGCGCCCGGAGTCCCCGGAGCCCCGGGGACGCAGGCCGGCGGCCCCGGGCCGGTCCGTCGTGCCCTCGGCTGGGCCCGCCGGCACCCCGTGGCCGTGGCCACCGCGCTGGCCGGGCTGCTGCACCTGATCTGGTTCTTCGCCGTGGCCAACAGCGGCGGCGACCTGGCCGCGCAGGACGCCTGGGCGGAGTTCGTGGGCCGCCATCCCGACTCGGCGTACAACCTCGCCTGGTACGGCGGCATGCACCCGGTCTCGTACAGCGTGGTCTCGCCGTACGTGATGCACGTGCTCGGCGTCCGCACCACGATGATGATCGCCGGAACGATCTCGGCCGGGCTGCTCGCGATGATCCTGACCCGCTGCCGCGGCGCCGTCCGCGAGCCCCTGTGGCCCGCCCTGGCCGGGGTGTACGGGCTCCTGTGCAACGCCCTGTCCGGCCGCGTCACCTTCGGCCTCGGCGTGATGTTCGCCCTCGGGGCCGTCGCCGCCGTCTTCTGCTGGCCCCGCAAATGGGCCGAGCGGCGCTGGGCGAAGGCCGCCGTGGCGGCTCCGCTCGCGGCGATCGCCACCGCCTCCAGCCCGGTCGCCGGACTGTTCCTAGGGGTGATCGCGGCCGCGCTGTTCCTGAACGGCCGGCGCCCGGGCGCGTACGCCCTCGGCCTGGCCCCTGCCGCGGTGGTCGGACTGTCGTCCTGGCTGTTCCCCTTCTCGGGGACCCAGCCGATGAAGCTGATCTCGGCGGCGCTGCCGTTCGCGTGCGCGCTGGCCGCGCTGTTCCTCGTACCGAAGAGCTGGAAAACGGTCCGGACCGCGTCCGCGATCTACGCCCTCGGGGTGGCGCTGACCTGGGCGATCGACTCCCAGGTCGGTTCGAACGTGACCCGGCTGGCAATGCTGTTCGGCGCAGTGGTGCTGCTCGCGGCCCTCCCGTACGAGGCCCCGCGCACGCGCCGCTGGTACGGGCTGCTCCTCGCCCTCACCGGGGTGACCGCCTGGATCACCGTCAACAGCGTCACCGACATCGTCCGCACCACCCCGCTGGCCTCCTGGAGCCGGGAGCTCGCCCCGCTGGTGGACCAGCTCCAGAAGGCGGGCGCCGACCGGGGCCGCGTCGAGGTGGTCCCGGCCAGCAGCCACCGGGAGTCCTCCGCCTTCCCCGCGTACGTCAACCTCGCGCGCGGCTGGAACCGGCAGGCCGATCTGGAGCGCAACCCGGTCTTCTACGACGACACCCTGACCCCCGACAGCTACCGCGAATGGCTGGACCGCTGGGCCGTGCACTACGTGGTGCTGCCCGCCGACAAACCCGATGAGGGCGGGCGGGACGAGGCGAAGCTGGTGCGCGAGGGTGTCCCGTACCTCCAGCAGGTGTGGGGCGACGCGAACTGGCAGCTCTTCAAGGTCACGGACCCGACGAACCTGGTCGCCGGCCCCGCGACGGTGGTGCGGGCCGGCGCCGACCAGCTGGTCATCGACGTGAAGCAGCCCGGCCGGGTGATGGTGCGCATCCCGCATTCCCCGTGGCTGGGCCTGGTGGACGGTGCGGGCAAGCCGGTGGAGCCGCCGCAGGAGACGGAGGCCTCCAAGGCCGCGGGGAAGGCGACGCCGAAGGGCACGGTCGCCGAGCCCAAGGTCTACGCGAACACGGCCGGATGCCTGTTCAAGGCGGCCTCGGACGGTAGCGGGGACGAGTGGACGGAGCTGCTGGCCCCGGCGCCGGGGGAGTACCGGATCGCGGCGAAGTACCAGCTCCCGCGGGGCACCCCGTGTCCCGACGAGCTGCTCTACGAGGTACTGGGGCCACCGGAGCGCCCGGCTCCGCCGCGTCCTTGA